One Vicia villosa cultivar HV-30 ecotype Madison, WI linkage group LG5, Vvil1.0, whole genome shotgun sequence genomic window, GGAGGTAGGTGGTAAAAAGGATCGTCTATTGGTGGAAAAAGGAAATGAAAATTCTATAAGTGGGGAAGGAGGTGGGATGAGTCAACAGGTAATAACAGAGCCTTGCACGTTTTAAATTCAAGATCAACCGAGTATCGAGTTTGCATTAATTACAAGATTAAAAAACGAAGTTTGGCAGGTAGTGATCGTAGAAGGTGATGTGGCAGTAGAAGATGCAACGGAGAATGTTAGGTTTCATAATACAACTTATAGGAAGATTCTTGAAGGGGAAGAATATACAGAGGCTCGAGAAGAAGTAGGAAAAGGAAATCAAGTAAGTGAAAATAATATCAAGACAGATTCAACACTAGACCCATGTTTCAAAGAAGGGAGAGAAAGAAGAAATAAGATCTTAAGTGAGAAGAAATAAGAAATTTCCGAGGGTCGAATCTCTAGGGAGACAATGGAAGGAAAAAAAGGTAAAATCATCTTGCTCTCATCCTAACCTTAGTGGGAGTGAGCTAAAGTCATGGGCTTCACATGGAAAGATAAAGGATATATCACAAGGAGTGTGAGAGTTTGGTAAGTAAATCGAGGTTCGCAGTTCTGGGGATAAAAAAGAAGCGGTGGGAAAATTATCTATCAACGAAGCTATAGACAAAAAGGCTTCGAAAAATATAAGAGAGGAGGGTAGAATTAGAGGGTGAAGTTGTGCGTAAGGAGTGAAGTTGAATTGGAGTATTAGTGAAGATATGAATATAGTGAGTTAGAACATTAGAGGTTTAGGTGGGGCGGTTAAAAGGAAAGAGGTGTCTCTGGTAAGATAATAATTATGGATGAGGTGGAAGGGTCGATGTGTGAAACAATGCGGGGAGATAATAATTATGGGGTTAGCTTCAGGATAGTAGAAGGGAGATCATGGGGTTGTTAAAATTGTGGAATACTAGAACATTCAagaaaaaagtcaaaattaggggtGAGCACTTCATATGAGTGGAAGGATATTGGGGGCCAGAGGGGATACAAGTAACCATTGTGAATGTAAATGCCCCATAAGATTCTAGTGGAAAAAAGAGGTTTTGGAATGATTTAAACGAGTTACTAAAATCAAATCTGGAGGAAAGGTGGTGCATGATAGGAGACTTCGATGCGATAAGATCTGAATCGGAAAGGAAAATAGTAGGAATTTTTCTCATAAGAGAAGATATGACATGATTTCAGGAATTTATTTCAAAGGCTGGTCTAGTGGATTTACCGTTAAGAGGGAGGCGTTTTACTTGTTCTAACTTGGATGGGTCATCTATAAGTGGAACTGACAAATTCCTCCTTTATGAGGGATGGATGCGTCAATGGCCGAATTTTTTTCAGTGGTGCTTGAAAAAAAGACTCTCTAATCATTGCCCCCTGATGATTTGTGATAAAGAGGTGAATTGGGGCCGAAGCCTTTTTCGTATGTTTGAGTGCTGAAAGAGTTAGAAGGGTATCATAAATTTGTGGAAGAAACCTAGAAATCGTTGGATGTGAAAGGATGAggcatatatttttgaaaaatagattTAACTTGATCAAGAGCAATCTTAAATAGTGAATCAACATTCATATGGAAAATATAGATGACAAAATTGAAGGAGTAAAAATGACAGTGAACCAAATGGAACGCAAATGAGAAGTAGTATTGTTGTCTCCTAATAAGGTTAGTACAAAGAATACTATGGAAAAACTCATGACTGAGATGGTTACGAAAGGGTGACGCTAATTCAAAATTCTTTCACCAGTGTGTGGCGAttagaagaaaaaataatgaGATCCTGTGTATAGAGACACAAAGCTCGAAACTAGTAAGAGTTCAAGAGATAAAAcaggaaaaaaattaatatttttttgaggTGTTTAGAGACTGTAATGTGAATAAACCAACTCTTAGAGAATTTGAATTGAAGAAGATTGGTACAAAGGATAATGATAGCCTTATAGCTAAATTCTCAAAGGAAGATATTAGAGGAGTGGTGTGAGATTGTGATAATTTAAAGATCCCCGACCTTGATGGGGTAGATCTAGGGTTCATTAAGGTATTTCATGTAGATGTGATTTTTATGTGAATAATGAACTAATGGTCCCTAATTTTCAACTCTAAAATTAAAGTATTTATAGAGAGCATTTGGGGTTGGATTATTAGACCCAGGAGTGTTTATTCTTCCACTCCATTTAGAAGCATGGCATAAGGGAGAACCATTTTCTCCTATAATCATGGTGGGCTTGGTTTTCCTTCTTAACTGACCCATATATCACGTTGATGTAGATGGCCACGTCACCACCCACGTTCCTTGGATTGGTGGACCGTGCAAATTACGCTGGATAACCCAAACCCAATTCAGGCGTCTTACAATAAGTCATGGACGACCTAAGCGTGATGCTGATGCTCGCCCAATATTCCTTCGTGCGGGGCCACTATAGTACTCAAGCATCCCTAATGAATTTAACATTGCTTCCTATGAGTCTTTTTCTTTTAGGCATGATAAACTTATTATAGTGCATGAATTGAATTAGTAAACTTTCAAATAGTTTACAtatctaattaaataatttttatatattttagagtTATTTTTGTATTTATATAGTTTGAAGATTAAGTTGGAGGGAGTGTTAATTTAAGACTAAATTAATGTTATTCACAAGTAAAAATGGCGGTGCAAATAGCTATGCCCAAAACAGTTTATTTAATCCATATAAAAATAATGGGCCGAGTTAGGTTCATTTAAAGAGAAATTCTTATTCCACCCCATATTTCCAACTATATCCTTGGTAATTCCGATTTTGCCCATATAAAACAGGAAATATATTTCTGTTCTTGCATAAAAAACTAGATTAGGTAGAGCTTGCCCTCAGAAACGAGGGAAGCCTAGGGAGAGGATGATTTGTGACTGACTTTGGGGATTCGGGTATCACCATAGTGACTGGTATTGACCCAAGATGGTGTCTGGCTTATCCATCTTGCGGGAGCCCCTTTGGCGGTCTTTATGAagtgatatatggagtttcttcTGAGTATGTTGCAGAGAGAAGTCATGAGGAATGAAAGACTTGGATCCTTTGTCTGAGATCTTGAGGCCTATTTATAGTGTAGGCCTTTAGCGCATACAAAATAGTCGTGATTAATGCCCATGTAACCGTCCATTAATCACTTGTAACGTCCGTAACCGTATCCTAATGACCTTGTAACGCTTGTAACCACCTCATGAATGGTTTGTAACCACCACCTAAGGAGTTATGCGTCTATGTCTGGTCGGTTAACGCTACCCGGTCCGGGGACTTATGGGATGTATAATTGGCTTCCGATTAAGTACATGTCCTCTGCTTATATGCAGTTCTCGGCTGAACTACATGCTTATGATGCCTTTGGTACCCGGTTATGTAGCTCAGTGGGCTTGACTTGTAACCACACCCGACTTGCATACCCGGCCACCCCTAAGGTCTATAGTCGGATAGGTCCCTTTGTGCATGTAGGGTTTATGGTAGGGTAGATCCCTCTGCCTGTGTGGGGTCTAGCCTGTTGGTAGGTCATGGCCTTATAAGAATCCCGATCCCGGAACAATTTCCGAAGCACACCTTTTTTTAAGTTGCATTTACGTAAAACCGGAAATACACTTCCGATATAAAACCGAAAAATGTATTTCTGGTTTCTATGCATACAACATGGCTTGGATATGCTTTTGTATATCATCACTAAGTACCATCTCCCATCATCAATATCATAGCATCAAAGACAACAAGGGGGGCACAACAACACCTTTTTCCACTTCAAGCTTCATGCAACACTTCCATCAGCATCATCACGTCACTTGGTTCAAATCAAAACAACGACGAGTCGCTCGACAAACCGCTCCGATTCACGTTTAACAATGCAACATCGAATGTTCAAAACCCGCATCACAAACATCACAACGCAACAACTAACCTTTTAATAATGTTTTGGTGCGATCCTAAAAAAGAGTAAAATATTTTGGTAAAATGGTTTTCTGCTGAGATTTTAACGAGAAAGGACGTGAAACCAAACTCATGCTAGTGTTTTTACATTACTAATGACTTGTTAGTAAAACAAAAACACCAAATTGTTTTAAGAAAGAAAGTAAGAAAAAgtgtgataaaaattgaaggtGAAAAAGGAAAGAGCATACAACCCAAACTTAGATATGATTATAAATCGGAAAtacatttttgatttttttatcggaagtgcatttccggaATAAATTTTAACGTAAAATGGGGTGAATCTCAAAAATGAATGAATTATGTGTGAGGGTGCGAACCAAAACTATATTTCCGATTTCCAGGAGTATTTTTGAAATTTCACGCGGTGCACTGGAAAAATATAGGGTGAATAAGGAGTTCTCCTTTTAAATGGGCCTTACTGAAAGTTCAAGCCCAAGGAAACTGTTTCACAATTCGTCTTCCCTTCCAATCTTAACAAAGCAgtggaaaagaaaaggaaattgtTTCTTCTGAAACTGAATCGAAGCAACGAAGAAAGCAGAAAAGGATCCAAGATGGTGAAAGTAGCAACGTACTTCGGCATGTCCTTGGCAGCTTTCGTTTTCTGGCAATCCATGGACAAGGTCCATGTCTGGATCGCTCTTCATCAAGACGAAAAGGTTCTTTCCCCTTTTCTTCTCGCTCTTCATCTTttaaatcaaaattcaattccTGTTATTCACCTTCTCTCAATTTCATTATTCAAtttcactattttgttgttcTAATTTTACCTTCCCTCGGAAAAGGGGAAAAAGTGAAAACCCTAGATTTCATTTGATGTATTCGTATTCATTATGAACATTTGAGCAatatttaatgttatttattatttatctGTCGTAATGTGATGCAGCAAGAGAGGTTGGAGAAGGAAGCGGAGATCAGAAGGGTCAGAGAAGAGTTACTGCGACAGCAAGCCAATCAGAGGGATTCTTATTGAAATGAATCATGTTGTAATTTTTCTATCCTTTGCTTTGTAATTTCTCTTGCTATCAATGCAGTGTTATATGCTCGAATAAAATCGTGTACTGGAAgagcattttaaatttaattgagTGGATATTTCTCCTGCTTTTTCTACATATTATTTTGTTCCATAAAGGGTACTTGCCGGTAATTGTAAGATAAGAACAATACTAGCTTTGTTTGTGTATTAGTGCTTCTCACCGGTTATGAACTAAATTTTAACGGTTTATATGGCCTGATTTTGTCGATCCAGAACCTTTATTTTTCTTTGAAAGCATGAGATTTGGAATCCAACTTAGTAGGTAAGTGGCTAGAATGTAAGTCTCTGCATTTGTGGGCTATTGATCTGGCTATGATGCCTATTACTTGTTGCTGCTTTTTTGAAAATAAGCTTTGCCTACACTTCTCAGTGTTTGTACTGTATTTAAATAGTACATCATCTTGACTATAAGACTGATAGGCCTCCTTAGAAAGAAGTTGTCGTGACTCCTGCAAGGAGAATTAGTTTCAAAGCACATATGTATTGACTGTGGCAGCCTATTCAGAATTACTAGGAGCTGACACCGAGTGTAGCATTTTCTATTCTGTCAAGCAGTGGTGTCCATGGCGgatggcggagagccaaaatACTGCCATACCGGGCACTTTAACGCACTGTTATAGCGGATTATGGCGGAAAAATCCGCAATACGGGCTGATATTTATTTTTGCGGTGTACCCAATAATCAACATGTATATCTGCCATAGGGCAGCCATGGCGGATATCTGATAATACTGCTGTCAAGTAGTTTATTTTAGGTCACTTATGTTTTATCTTTCTGTCAGTtatgtttaaataattaattaattatctgTGTTAGTTATGTAGGCTGTAATGTTCAATAAATAGTAATAGAGCAAGACATAGTGGGTTGTCTCGGGAGTTATTGAGTTGTTAGTGGGAGAGACCGAACTCTACATTTGGGAAGGGGAGAGAACCAAACTCTTGAATCTTGGTGTGTTTGTGTTCTTGTTATGTCCTTGTAATCTTCCTATCATTATTGTAATGTCTGTGTGGGTAATATTATGGTTGTGAATCATTGGCTAGAATTACTACTAAAAAAGTGTTTGTATTGTGCAAATTACCAGCTCAGTATCAGTTTCTGTCACAACCCTTTACTATGGTTATATTGATGAATCACAATGTAACAATACTAACAGTAGCTGCAATATGTAGGTGACTGCATAATGATTTGCATGCTGGATTCATTCTAAAGGTATTGAGAGATATTATTGGAATCATAGGCAAGTGCTTATAGAAGTAGAAAATCTCCTATTGGGCTTTAGCTGTTCAAAATACTAGAAATTCTAAAGAGAGTACTCAATGGCAGCATAGAGCGGACATCATACTTTAGAAAAGTGTCCTGACGACCTGACTGCTGTAGGAAACTCAGCGTTGTATTTTTATGTTGTGTGGGTAGTGATAGAAATCACAGCCAAGTCAGGGAGGATAGCTCTGCTGTGCCAGTAAGTGGCAAAAGTCTGATTCTCCCCCCCTCTTTTTTCTCAGTATGTCATTTTTTGAACTCCTTTGAGGATTAGGAACCATTTAGGTCTTTATCTCAGACAAAACACCCGTTGCCCATTTCCTTCAATCTCAAGCCCACAGGGTGTTTGCTGCTCTTATTGCCAGCCACTTATTTTATGGTGAAAATTGGCCCTTTTCTTGTTGAGCAGAGCACTTCGTTTTGCAGTGAATGTTCTGACCTTCCTATGTTGCCTCTGTTTGCAGTCATTTTGTAGTACTAGTAACTTCTATCCTTCCATTTCCCTGTTCACACACGATGTGGCCTGTGGTATGATGCATTTTTCAATTGTCAGTCAATGTTTTCTATCTTCCTACTTTTTGTCATCAACTTTTAGATAtgatattgtttatattttaaacAACTTTTGGGGATCGGCAAACACAAAAAGTTGTCATTAGCAGCTAAGTATACCCCCCTTTTGGCAGTTTAATTAAACTGGATATACTCCGCACTGACACTAGGATTCGAACTTCATGCGGGTGGGATTTGTTGTCTTGAGCAGCAAATTGGACGGTCAGATTTACTACTTATATTGTTAATGTTATTACTGGGTTGTTTATCGATTATGTATGCAGTAAGCTTTATATCTTATTAGTGGAATCAAATATGGAAAAAGAATATAAGGTGTATGGTTCAACTTTTTGGCACAGATGTGCCACAAAATCCACGGAATATTTCAGTGGTGATATGGCTTCTGACCTAACATTATTTACCAGTTCGCTGCAGGACGTGATTAATGGCTGATAATTATAGGATTTATTTAGACTGATTTGTTTGAGTTTATAATACATGTGAAACTGTTTACATTCATACACGTAAAACTGTTTGGTAAAGTTTATATGAATTTATCTAATGACATTTAAGTTCAAGTCTGTTTTGACCCAAAAAAAGTCCAAGTCTgctatgttattatttgtagctaTACAGTTTGCTACAGATCCTATGACAAATAAAAGGCAAACCTTGATTGCCACTTCATTAGAAAATAATTCAATTCCGGGAATATTAATCTAGATTCCTTAGCTTCCAATTAAACAGGATGATGTCCTAGCTAAAGTGTTTCCTTTGACAAAATCTTTGATGTCAATTTCAAGCCAGGACTACTTGATTTTTTTATTACCTATCTTTTTTAGAGTACTCGACTTTAATCTCCCGACTTGAGATGGGAATTGTATTAAAACTTAATTGACAATGATAATTACAAAGTTAGTTGCTAATGTGTCAAGTACAAATCAATGTATTTTAACTTAATATAAGGCGCAAAACTTGCAAATCAATGTTTTTAACTTCATAATTTGTATATACAAGGAACCGTTTTTCACGAGTATAATACTtcttaacaaaaataaaaggaagcatttttcatataataaaataaatcgaagtaatatttcatttttattttaattttcgtaaATATTTTCTCTATAATAATTTTCTTCTCTCATTTTTATTATTGTATcttaaaaagttaattaaataaatactaatTATATTTTCATGTATTTATTTGGAGTCTCTTAACTTTACTTAAACTAGAGTCCCTCTGATGAGACTTAGTTGTCTCTCAGGCAACATTGAGTTGAGTCTTCTAGATAAGTCATAGTCGAGTCTTTCTAGCGAGAATTAGCCGAAGCGGTAAAGATCTTCATGTGGAAGTTCAACAGTTTAATTATTTTGTAGGGTGACAATGATCATTTTGTGGAAGTCCAAGAATTTAATTATCCTATAGACTAACAAAGATCTTCACGC contains:
- the LOC131603281 gene encoding uncharacterized protein LOC131603281, producing the protein MVKVATYFGMSLAAFVFWQSMDKVHVWIALHQDEKQERLEKEAEIRRVREELLRQQANQRDSY